In one window of Deltaproteobacteria bacterium DNA:
- a CDS encoding discoidin domain-containing protein, with protein MVRLWPIQILPFNSDQAIVGLMTRHILQGEFPWLYYGDSYGGILEPVLAASAGLLLGVSRWSLNGVPFLFCIFFIISIYYLGRELYGREIGLVSMLLAAIPPFAIHIETSLAIGGYIEGLCLGNLILLVTYRLTAPNVRPSLPLARLFSLGVLWGIAWWTYPISLVYLITSFCFLTFQKRAFVLKGRAFLAVAGFFLGSLPFWIWNLKYSLSFFTFVQSEGKGSLWANTLVLFNQLPKLFGFIPALPATWPAYFFAFLFLASLVFLLVSHRWQKIRFPAGRGRVLLLFYFVFFVLLYSISGFGERTVALRYLVPFYSLFPITLGLFFYWLKTKNRFLGISLMVSFLLFFSFENLSSFTKLSEGAIKNRKQAEVETALFQYLKEKKIRTVYTPEYWSAARLTFEAQEAFIFSLPFNDRYPLYTLLADASSGPAFVLEGEYLKSFEEMFRVTGGTYKKEIIARYPGIKGYSVYYDFKPPATPSQEILPDGWKGESSFNPGTVQSAFDRNISTSWAPSVPQKKGTYYQLDLGRTYPLNRIVLLTGKGKERDFPKNYRVEVSRDLKAFQEVAFIRNQWAYLFWSLDRPFWKLRDGRIEIRFEPKEARYVKITLMGEKPDNWAMGEIFIYQKVDRPSPESPPPEELLSFLSKEKIGRIYTDIGLSARITKETQGKIKSLQDDYLMTNTRDYAINGFQDTYPFFNDLKKRIDFSKAPAFVVGRENNEAFIQAVQKMKGITFQVKVLKDYFIYHHFKAPEVSILSGAKGSPVSLYWTGTHLLQVDPLPGARDEE; from the coding sequence ATGGTTCGTCTTTGGCCGATCCAAATCCTCCCCTTTAATTCCGATCAGGCCATCGTGGGCTTAATGACCAGGCATATCCTTCAGGGAGAATTCCCCTGGCTCTATTATGGGGATTCCTATGGAGGGATTCTGGAGCCTGTCTTAGCCGCCTCGGCCGGCCTGCTCCTTGGGGTAAGCCGATGGAGTCTCAATGGGGTTCCTTTTCTTTTCTGTATCTTTTTTATCATTTCTATCTATTACCTTGGACGGGAACTTTATGGACGGGAGATCGGCCTGGTCAGTATGCTCCTGGCGGCCATCCCCCCTTTTGCCATCCATATTGAAACCAGTCTGGCCATCGGCGGTTATATTGAAGGCCTTTGTTTGGGCAACCTGATCCTTTTGGTTACTTATCGTTTAACGGCCCCCAATGTCCGGCCGTCCCTTCCCTTGGCCCGGCTTTTCAGCCTGGGAGTCCTCTGGGGTATTGCCTGGTGGACCTACCCCATCAGTCTTGTCTATCTGATCACCAGCTTTTGTTTTCTCACCTTTCAAAAAAGGGCCTTTGTTCTCAAGGGCCGGGCCTTCTTGGCCGTTGCCGGGTTTTTCCTCGGCTCCCTGCCCTTCTGGATATGGAATCTGAAATATTCTCTCTCTTTTTTCACCTTTGTCCAATCCGAGGGGAAAGGCAGTCTTTGGGCAAACACCCTGGTCTTGTTCAATCAACTCCCTAAATTGTTTGGATTTATTCCTGCCCTTCCGGCCACCTGGCCGGCTTATTTCTTTGCCTTCCTTTTCCTGGCCAGTCTGGTTTTCCTTTTGGTCAGTCATCGGTGGCAAAAGATCCGGTTCCCTGCCGGCCGGGGCCGGGTTTTGCTTCTGTTCTATTTTGTTTTTTTTGTTTTGCTTTACAGCATCTCGGGATTTGGCGAAAGAACGGTTGCCCTGCGTTATCTGGTGCCTTTTTATTCTCTTTTCCCGATCACCCTCGGTCTTTTTTTCTATTGGTTAAAAACCAAAAATCGCTTCCTGGGCATTTCCTTGATGGTTTCTTTTCTGCTTTTTTTCAGTTTTGAAAATTTGTCCTCCTTTACCAAGCTAAGTGAAGGGGCCATTAAAAACCGAAAGCAGGCAGAGGTTGAAACCGCCCTTTTCCAATATTTAAAAGAGAAAAAAATCCGTACGGTCTATACCCCGGAATATTGGAGCGCGGCCCGGTTGACCTTTGAAGCCCAAGAGGCCTTCATTTTTTCATTACCCTTTAACGATCGCTATCCCCTTTACACCTTATTGGCCGACGCCTCGTCCGGACCGGCCTTTGTCCTGGAAGGAGAATATCTCAAGAGTTTTGAGGAAATGTTCCGGGTTACGGGTGGTACCTATAAAAAAGAAATCATTGCCAGGTATCCTGGGATAAAAGGTTATTCCGTCTATTACGACTTTAAACCGCCGGCAACCCCATCGCAGGAGATCCTTCCGGATGGCTGGAAAGGAGAGAGTTCTTTTAACCCTGGGACAGTCCAATCAGCCTTTGACCGCAACATCTCAACCAGTTGGGCTCCATCAGTGCCTCAGAAAAAAGGGACCTATTATCAACTTGATCTGGGCAGGACGTATCCGCTCAATCGCATTGTCCTTCTGACTGGCAAGGGAAAGGAGCGGGATTTCCCCAAAAATTACCGGGTCGAGGTCTCCAGGGATCTTAAGGCCTTTCAGGAGGTGGCTTTTATCCGAAACCAGTGGGCCTATCTCTTTTGGTCTCTGGACCGTCCTTTCTGGAAATTACGGGATGGCCGGATCGAAATTCGTTTCGAACCAAAAGAGGCCCGATATGTTAAAATAACTTTGATGGGAGAGAAGCCCGATAACTGGGCCATGGGGGAAATCTTTATATATCAGAAGGTGGACCGGCCTTCCCCGGAGAGTCCTCCTCCGGAAGAGCTTTTATCTTTTCTGTCCAAAGAAAAAATCGGGCGGATCTATACGGATATCGGCCTTTCGGCCCGTATCACCAAGGAGACCCAAGGGAAAATCAAATCCCTTCAGGATGATTATCTCATGACCAATACCCGTGATTATGCAATCAATGGATTTCAGGATACCTATCCTTTTTTCAATGATCTGAAAAAAAGGATCGATTTTTCAAAAGCCCCGGCTTTTGTGGTAGGCCGGGAAAATAATGAGGCCTTCATCCAGGCTGTTCAAAAAATGAAAGGCATCACCTTCCAGGTCAAAGTCCTTAAGGATTACTTTATCTATCACCATTTCAAGGCCCCGGAGGTCTCGATTCTATCCGGGGCAAAAGGATCTCCTGTCTCCCTGTATTGGACCGGCACCCATTTATTACAGGTGGACCCACTTCCGGGAGCCCGGGATGAAGAATAA
- a CDS encoding acyltransferase, which translates to MPETGKKYKKVQEAYAEKGAAALYQEYVVGGTSLWDLLKYELFINFTAGIPGALGLWIRKTLYPRMISQCGKGIVWGRDMVLRYPQKIRIQDLCIFDDGCVLDAKGDGNQGIFIGKSCMFGRQTILGCKNSDIVIGDHVGIGAHCILNAVDTSPVYIEDQVVIGPKVYLAAGGNYHFERTDIPIGQQGIDCKGGIRIGRNSWIGANAVILDGVSLGNDVIVGAGSVVAKDLPPFAVATGNPARVVRMRLEST; encoded by the coding sequence ATGCCAGAGACCGGGAAGAAATATAAAAAAGTTCAAGAGGCTTATGCCGAAAAAGGGGCTGCTGCCTTATACCAGGAATATGTGGTGGGCGGGACATCCCTCTGGGACCTTCTTAAGTATGAACTGTTTATCAATTTTACGGCAGGTATCCCCGGGGCCCTGGGCCTTTGGATCAGGAAGACTTTGTATCCCAGGATGATTTCTCAATGCGGAAAGGGGATTGTCTGGGGACGGGACATGGTCCTCCGCTACCCGCAAAAGATCCGCATTCAAGATCTATGTATCTTTGACGACGGTTGTGTTTTGGATGCCAAAGGTGACGGCAACCAGGGGATTTTTATCGGAAAATCATGCATGTTCGGGCGGCAAACTATTCTCGGGTGTAAAAATTCGGATATTGTAATCGGGGACCATGTCGGTATTGGGGCCCATTGTATCCTTAATGCCGTGGATACGAGTCCGGTATATATAGAAGATCAGGTGGTTATAGGACCAAAGGTATATCTGGCCGCCGGCGGCAATTATCACTTTGAGCGCACGGATATCCCCATAGGGCAACAGGGGATTGATTGCAAGGGCGGGATTCGGATCGGGAGGAATTCCTGGATTGGGGCCAATGCCGTGATCCTGGATGGGGTCAGTTTAGGGAACGACGTTATCGTCGGGGCCGGCTCGGTAGTCGCCAAAGACCTGCCCCCCTTTGCCGTGGCCACCGGCAATCCGGCCAGGGTCGTAAGAATGAGGCTGGAATCAACC